From Triticum aestivum cultivar Chinese Spring chromosome 7B, IWGSC CS RefSeq v2.1, whole genome shotgun sequence:
GTCATCCAAAACCAGATGACAGTTTTGAATGACACGGTCGGGTTTGTGGCCACCAAGTTTGGGTTGCCCAATAGGTCGGCCCGGATGGCCCGGCCTGCTTGCCCGTAGTTGTAGTTGTGAGATAGCTGGATGGGCCCACGGCCATAATAGCTCTTTCCGAGCGCACAGGGCCACTGCGTGCTTGGGGTGCAGTAGTTGGAGGTGGGGTTCTGCTCCTGCTTGAAACAGTAGCCCCATGCGTAGGGCCCGTTCGGGGCTGTGGGCCACTCGCCAGTTGTCTCATGGGAGGTTTGTGCTAGGAAGGCAGCCACCTCGCGCTTCCGGGTGGCGGTGTCGCCTGTGGTACCAAAGCCAGGAAAGGCAGTGACAGCTGCAATGAAGGCGTCATAGGTATAGAAGCCCCTTGCGTGGCATCCCGGGTCATTGCGGTGGAGTAACATTTGGTTGAAGAGGGAGCGGGAGATAACGGAGGACACGCCGCCAACAGTGGGATTGGGGCTGACGGGCGtggcaccgccgccgcagccagaGAACTGGCTCTGGCAGCCGTCACCGCAGTATTCCGGGGTGGAGCCGCACCAGCCATAGCGGCTGCAACAGAGGCAGTTGGGGCAGGTCGCCCCGCCAGCCTTGGAGCCGCACTGCGCAGCGCGCACGGTGCCGATGACCATGGCCGCCATGGCTAGCATGGCCACCATCTTGAGCCCTCTCATCGTATGATAACGTGGCAACGCAGCACAACTCAGAATTTTTTTTAGGTAAAGCACAGTTGGTCGCTGGCTGGTGCAACTATAGCGTTACACTTAGACCTGTAGTTCTCTGTGTGCCAGAAGTGGTGGGGAGTGCATGCCTATATATATGTTTTGCGCTGCAAGAACTAGGTAGCAGATTTGTCTCCTCCTCACTGCCTTCCTTCTTGGCGGCTTAGTTCCGCGTACGGCAACAAACAGCTAGCCATGTCTGGTGACTTGATCGAGAGTGTTTGCTTGTATGCATGCATGTGGAATTTACGTGGATATATAGTCTACAGATGACGCAGGGCACCTTCAAGGACGGACTTCCATGGAATACAATCCTCCTGTTTCCTTTTAAAATTCATCGTCCTTTTTCCGTTGAGAGAGCCGAGGATCAATCGATCAGTTGGCTAGCTGCGCACGAATTTGTGCTGCTCACCCGCATTAGAGCAAGTCTAGAAGAGCAGGTATATTGGCCTGAACTCCGTAATAACAGCCTGCATAAAGTTTGTTCCTCTAAATGTAGGTTTAGCATATTCGCTATTCCACTCTCCATCGGCATTATATTATTTAGACGGCTTTACAAAATTCACCCCATGGCCTCCTTATTTAGAGGTTGGCAGCGGGAACGTAGGAATTTTGGCGCTAGGAGAAAGGACATCTAAGGATGCGTGCGGTAGGAGAAAGGACATCCAAGGATACATGCGCCTTCTCACTGCCGCCGCCCAAAACGATGTGTTGTCACCTCTGGCTCCTAGACTGCCGCCTTTGGTTTCGCTACACAACCGATTATTGACTCTCAAAAGTGGCAACAATTGTAAAGAAAAGTTTGAAACTATAGCATGATGAATCTTATATCTATATCTGTATCTGTATCTGTATTtgtacctaatattaaaggacggaTTGTTTCTCCACTTTTTTTGGTCCATCGATGTTTTCCGTACGTTTTTTATTTTCGTCCGTCGCTGTTTTacgttaaaaaataaaaaaattgctctcACTTGGACTCAAACCCCGACCCTCTGATGTCCAGCCACAATGAAACAACCAGCCAACCTAGACACAGTGTTTCTTTTTGAAAAGAGAGAAATATTACCTTATATATACGCTCGTCGCAAGCGCGccctattgggccggcccattagtgggGAGGGACGCCCTTTTTTCTTATTTCGTTTTTCTATTTTTACTTTTTTACTATTTTTCCTTATTTAAAATAATTTGGGATTTCAGAAAGTTTCAAATTTCAAAAGAAAATGTGAATATTGAAAAATGTTTTACAAACCACGCGCCCTATTAGGCTGGTCCATGACTGCGGAGGGACGccactgtttttttttctttttttctttgtttcttctttaaataatttgggattTCAGAAAAGtttcaaattaaaaaataaagtgaattttgaaaaaaaaacagcaGTAGTAAATGTTTACGAATTTAACAAAAAAATTGTGAATTCAAAACAtgttcattaatttttaaaacaATGTTCACAATAATTAAAAAATGATCGTGAATTTcataaaaagttcatcgattcaaaaaatgttcgttgaTTCAAAATCTTGATGCATTAAAAAATAATGTTCGTTAaacaaaaaatgttcattaatttcaaaaaatgttcacccatCCCAAAAATGTGTGCCTgttgaaaaaaatgttcacaagttaTAAAAAATGTCCATCCATTTAAAAAATAATCATCTTGCACTGTAAGAAATTTTCCAATTACTCACAACAATATTCATCGAGATGCCATCAACGTCCTAGATTTTGTTGATGGTTTTATTATTGTTGTTGGCTGCACGTAACAACATCCGTGCAATCCGTGGTCATGAACCAGATGTTGCAAACTCCGTCATTGCCTCGTTGAGGTCATCGAAATTTTGCACCGATGTAAAATTCATGTCACTTTGTTACCCTAATCTCTTTTCTATATATACTAATTATTATATTAATATTAAAGGAAGGAAGGATTTTTCCGTCCAATTATAGTTTCGGCTGTCATCTATCTACCGATGTACCACATCAAAATTTTGCCCCGGTGTAAAATTCGTGTCACTTTGTTGCCCTAATCTCTTTTCTATATATACTAATTATTATATAAATATTAAAGGAAGGAAGGATTCTTCCGTCCAATTATAGTTTTGGCTGTCATCTATCTACCAATGTACCACACACCTTTTATGTTTCTCCAACGCGTGGGCCGAGCTAGGCTGCTTCACACTTTTTTCTTTCTTCGATTCAATTGTGGAGCAGCGAAAAATAATACGTTTCTATTTCTCCCCTACGTCGTCCAAGATGGGCCTATTCCGAAACATTTTTTTATTTCTTCTCATTTGATTATGGCATGGAGGCGAGAATGAAACTATAAAGCCGCAAACTAAACTGTGATCATTTTGCAAAGACGGTATGATTgaaagcataattctttttcatcTTGGGAATAATTATCGTGGATCATAAATTAAATAATGGCTTATATATTAGTCTATGCTAGGGAAGTTAAATTTTctaccgttgcaacgcacgagcatttttGCTAGTCCATACCTACCCAGTGGCGGAGCCAAGGGGGGACGAGCAGGGGCCAGCGCACTTTTGGCTCTGGGGGCGTGCACCCCTTGTATCCTGTCGGTCTGCAGGCGCTTTGAGATGTGCAGATAAGGTAGTGTTTATTAGTTAAAAGAGCTTTTATTCTTTACACAAATAAGTATAAAGAGAAATACGGTACCAGTTCAGGCAGCACAACGTGACAAATAAATGCGCGGTCAATCAAAAGCTGCACACTTAATGCCTCGACTAATCAGTCAACAAGCAAGTTTGCTTGCCGCTTGTCTTACGGGGTTAATGCCTCAACTAAATGACCCATTCTGCAGCTGTTTGGAGAGGTGTCGGGACTGCGGATTTGCAAGCTGAAAAGCACAGTCACTTGCATCCGATGCGATGAGCATGTGATACAGACAGTTGT
This genomic window contains:
- the LOC123158685 gene encoding 26 kDa endochitinase 1-like encodes the protein MRGLKMVAMLAMAAMVIGTVRAAQCGSKAGGATCPNCLCCSRYGWCGSTPEYCGDGCQSQFSGCGGGATPVSPNPTVGGVSSVISRSLFNQMLLHRNDPGCHARGFYTYDAFIAAVTAFPGFGTTGDTATRKREVAAFLAQTSHETTGEWPTAPNGPYAWGYCFKQEQNPTSNYCTPSTQWPCALGKSYYGRGPIQLSHNYNYGQAGRAIRADLLGNPNLVATNPTVSFKTVIWFWMTAQPPKPSSHAVITGQWKPSATDKAAGRVPGFGVITNIVNGGIECGHGHDNRVADRIGFYKRYCNIFGIGYGGNLDCYKQSPFI